A single genomic interval of Streptomyces sp. 1222.5 harbors:
- a CDS encoding DUF1453 domain-containing protein, producing MPGLVNALVIVAVAAVVIARQFRARAIDTDRRWWLLPVILGVVALRDPGVLDGHHRAEAAVLLAVELLIGLATGAGWAWTTRVWTAQDGAVWTRSTKASVAVWGVGIALRVGVFAVGSALGVHQDSAALMLGLAGTLLVRGGMLAWQAQSLDDMSRPAPAYGDERRPAWKEHV from the coding sequence ATGCCCGGGCTCGTCAACGCGCTGGTGATCGTCGCCGTCGCCGCGGTCGTGATCGCTCGGCAGTTCCGTGCCCGCGCGATCGACACGGATCGACGCTGGTGGCTGCTGCCGGTGATCCTCGGCGTCGTCGCGTTGCGCGACCCCGGTGTCCTCGACGGCCACCACCGCGCGGAAGCCGCCGTGCTGCTCGCGGTGGAGCTGCTCATAGGCCTGGCCACCGGCGCCGGCTGGGCCTGGACCACCCGGGTCTGGACGGCTCAGGACGGTGCCGTCTGGACCAGGAGCACCAAGGCGAGCGTCGCGGTATGGGGTGTGGGCATCGCTCTGCGGGTCGGTGTCTTCGCCGTCGGTTCCGCGCTCGGCGTGCACCAGGACAGCGCCGCCCTGATGCTCGGCCTCGCCGGGACCCTGCTCGTCCGCGGCGGAATGCTGGCCTGGCAGGCGCAGTCGCTCGACGACATGAGCCGCCCCGCCCCGGCGTACGGTGACGAAAGGAGGCCGGCGTGGAAGGAGCACGTGTGA
- a CDS encoding ABC transporter ATP-binding protein — MSAHTSPAIELRGASKTFRTPSGGLHTAVRGLDLTVERGEFVAVVGPTGCGKSTTLTLVSGLEEPSEGEVLVAGEPVEGVGDKVGFVFQQDATFPWRTVLSNVMAGPRFRGVPKAEAKEKAREWLARVGLAAFEDRYPHQLSGGQRKRVALAATFVNDPEILLMDEPFSALDVQTRALMSDELLELWEGTGASVVFVTHDLEESIALADRVVVMTAGPATVKHVFTIDLPRPRKVESVRLEPRFIEIYREIWESLGEEVRITRERGAAHVA; from the coding sequence ATGAGCGCACACACCAGCCCCGCCATCGAGCTGCGGGGCGCGAGCAAGACCTTCAGGACCCCGTCAGGGGGACTGCACACGGCCGTGCGCGGCCTGGACCTCACCGTGGAGCGCGGCGAGTTCGTGGCCGTCGTAGGACCGACCGGCTGCGGCAAGTCCACCACGCTGACCCTGGTCAGCGGCCTGGAGGAGCCCTCCGAGGGCGAGGTGCTGGTGGCCGGTGAGCCGGTCGAGGGCGTCGGCGACAAGGTCGGTTTCGTCTTCCAGCAGGACGCCACCTTCCCCTGGCGCACGGTGCTGTCGAACGTCATGGCGGGCCCCCGGTTCCGGGGCGTGCCCAAGGCCGAAGCGAAAGAGAAGGCCCGCGAGTGGCTGGCCCGGGTCGGGCTCGCCGCCTTCGAGGACCGCTACCCGCACCAGCTGTCCGGCGGTCAGCGCAAGCGTGTCGCCCTCGCCGCCACCTTCGTCAACGACCCCGAGATCCTGCTGATGGACGAGCCGTTCTCCGCGCTCGACGTGCAGACCCGGGCGCTGATGTCGGACGAGCTGCTGGAGCTGTGGGAGGGCACCGGCGCCTCCGTCGTCTTCGTCACCCACGACCTGGAGGAGTCCATCGCGCTGGCCGACAGGGTCGTCGTGATGACCGCCGGCCCCGCGACCGTGAAGCATGTCTTCACGATCGATCTGCCCCGGCCGCGCAAGGTCGAGTCGGTGCGTCTGGAACCGCGGTTCATCGAGATCTACCGCGAGATCTGGGAGTCCCTGGGCGAAGAGGTCCGCATCACTCGTGAGAGGGGTGCCGCTCATGTCGCCTGA
- a CDS encoding response regulator transcription factor, which yields MTGDEGEKKPARVVVADDQTVVREGIVMLLGLLPGLEVVGAAGDGEEAVRLVGELAPDVVLMDLRMPRCDGVEATRRIRAQYPGTQVVVLTTFGDDESLFPALRAGARGYLTKDAGGDEIVRAVESVLSGDAGLSPSVQRRLLERLSRPEPPASEPAAAEPPDGLTARETEVLVLIAEGLSNQEIARALHVSTATVKTHINNLFAKAGLKDRAQAVRYAYGKGLVRPPAG from the coding sequence ATGACGGGAGATGAGGGGGAGAAGAAGCCCGCACGGGTGGTGGTCGCCGACGACCAGACCGTGGTGCGGGAGGGCATCGTGATGCTGCTCGGGCTGCTGCCGGGCCTGGAGGTCGTGGGTGCCGCCGGGGACGGCGAGGAGGCGGTACGGCTGGTCGGCGAACTGGCCCCGGACGTCGTCCTGATGGATCTCCGGATGCCCCGGTGCGACGGGGTGGAGGCCACGCGGCGGATCCGGGCGCAGTACCCCGGTACGCAGGTCGTCGTGCTCACCACGTTCGGGGACGACGAGTCGCTGTTCCCCGCGCTGCGGGCCGGCGCCCGCGGCTATCTGACCAAGGACGCGGGCGGCGACGAGATCGTGCGGGCCGTGGAGAGCGTGCTGTCAGGGGACGCGGGTCTGTCGCCGAGTGTGCAGCGCCGTCTGCTGGAGCGGCTTTCGCGGCCCGAGCCGCCGGCGTCCGAACCGGCCGCCGCGGAGCCGCCCGACGGGCTGACGGCCCGGGAGACCGAGGTGCTGGTGTTGATCGCCGAGGGCCTCTCCAACCAGGAGATCGCCCGCGCGCTGCACGTCTCCACCGCGACCGTGAAGACACACATCAACAACCTCTTCGCCAAGGCCGGCCTCAAGGACCGGGCGCAGGCGGTGCGTTACGCCTACGGCAAGGGCCTGGTGCGGCCTCCTGCGGGGTGA
- a CDS encoding response regulator yields the protein MIDVLVVDDDFRVAEINAKYVGKVPGFRVAARAHSAAQALAAVERGGIDLVLLDHYLPDRTGLELVHSMREQGHGTDVIMITAASDVTTVQQAMRLGALHYLVKPFTFAALRSRLDSYAALRRTVDRVGGRGLTGQEQVDRIFGALRTAPAPSAPGLPSGHSEPTTDLICGVLHHSEHPLSAHEVAARTGLSRSTAQRYLRHLEQAGRLRLSLKYGDTGRPEHRYAWVAP from the coding sequence ATGATTGACGTCCTGGTGGTCGACGACGACTTCCGCGTCGCTGAGATAAACGCGAAGTACGTGGGAAAGGTTCCCGGGTTCCGGGTGGCCGCCCGCGCGCACAGCGCCGCCCAGGCCCTGGCCGCCGTCGAACGCGGCGGCATCGACCTGGTCCTGCTCGACCACTACCTGCCGGACCGGACCGGCCTCGAACTGGTCCATTCCATGCGGGAGCAGGGCCACGGCACCGACGTCATCATGATCACCGCGGCCAGTGACGTGACGACCGTCCAGCAGGCGATGCGTCTCGGCGCCCTGCACTACCTGGTCAAACCGTTCACCTTCGCCGCACTGCGCTCCCGGCTCGATTCCTACGCCGCGCTGCGCCGCACCGTCGACCGGGTGGGCGGCCGGGGCCTGACGGGCCAGGAACAGGTCGACCGGATCTTCGGCGCCCTGCGGACGGCCCCCGCCCCGTCCGCACCGGGCCTGCCCAGCGGCCACTCGGAACCCACGACGGACCTGATCTGCGGTGTCCTGCACCACTCCGAGCATCCGTTGTCGGCCCACGAGGTGGCCGCCCGCACGGGCCTGAGCCGGTCCACGGCGCAGCGCTACCTCCGCCACCTGGAACAGGCGGGCCGCCTGCGCCTCTCCCTCAAGTACGGCGACACCGGCCGGCCGGAGCACCGGTACGCCTGGGTGGCACCCTAA
- a CDS encoding sensor histidine kinase, whose amino-acid sequence MSGDAWTSWPSREALGRAGTTRPRRMLAWAVRTLVLGTLLWGAFHHQHIGIWGALAAAAGVVGAGFVAWAFFRTTYAHRLAPSLALTAVLLAIAVAAQATGFAVPALVIWCGCAVSALERLPLAVATPVAAVALASYSVFDTDAWLTTAVTVVGMALAGYVLRLDAEARGNAQRLLAQERAARAAEAESAALNERSRIAREIHDVLAHSLSAQLVHLEAARLLIERGAEREQILERVVAARGMARDGLAETRQALSALRGDLTPLEDFLAELVSTADGAAVTVTGERRALPAEASQAVRRVAQEALTNVRKHAQGAKVHLRLDYGAHEVTLNVRDSGGRTDELAGTGGGYGLLGMRERAELLGGSLDARPDDEGFVVTLKVPV is encoded by the coding sequence GTGAGCGGGGACGCATGGACAAGCTGGCCGTCTCGCGAAGCGCTCGGCCGCGCGGGAACCACCCGGCCCCGGCGCATGCTCGCCTGGGCCGTCCGGACCCTGGTGCTCGGCACCCTCCTGTGGGGCGCGTTCCATCACCAGCACATCGGGATCTGGGGAGCACTGGCGGCGGCGGCCGGGGTCGTCGGCGCCGGGTTCGTCGCCTGGGCGTTCTTCCGGACGACCTACGCCCACCGGCTGGCACCCTCCCTCGCGCTCACGGCCGTGCTTCTGGCCATCGCGGTGGCCGCCCAGGCCACCGGATTCGCGGTGCCGGCCCTCGTGATCTGGTGCGGCTGCGCGGTCAGCGCTCTGGAGAGACTTCCGCTCGCGGTGGCCACGCCGGTGGCGGCGGTGGCCCTGGCCTCGTATTCCGTGTTCGACACCGACGCCTGGCTGACCACGGCCGTCACTGTGGTGGGCATGGCGCTCGCAGGGTATGTGCTGCGTCTGGACGCGGAGGCCCGGGGCAACGCACAGCGACTGCTCGCGCAGGAGCGTGCCGCCCGGGCGGCCGAGGCCGAGTCGGCAGCGCTGAACGAACGCTCGCGGATCGCGCGGGAGATCCATGACGTGCTCGCCCACAGCCTGTCGGCGCAGCTCGTACACCTGGAGGCGGCCCGTCTGCTGATCGAGCGGGGCGCCGAACGGGAGCAGATCCTCGAGCGGGTGGTGGCGGCACGGGGCATGGCTCGCGACGGCCTGGCGGAGACCCGGCAGGCTCTGTCCGCGCTGCGGGGTGACCTGACTCCGCTGGAGGACTTCCTCGCCGAGCTCGTCAGCACGGCCGACGGCGCGGCGGTCACCGTCACGGGTGAGCGCAGGGCTCTGCCGGCCGAGGCGTCCCAGGCCGTGCGCCGGGTCGCGCAGGAGGCTTTGACGAACGTCCGTAAGCACGCCCAGGGCGCCAAGGTGCACCTGCGACTCGACTACGGCGCCCACGAAGTCACGCTGAATGTCAGGGACTCAGGGGGTCGGACGGACGAACTCGCGGGCACCGGCGGCGGGTACGGTCTGCTGGGTATGCGGGAGCGCGCCGAGCTGCTGGGCGGTTCGCTGGACGCGCGGCCGGACGACGAAGGGTTCGTGGTGACGCTGAAGGTGCCCGTATGA
- a CDS encoding DUF485 domain-containing protein, protein MRYEDPWYDALASGWGELDGPGMPGPAVPPARGEQSASALRAGDVYVEVQGSAAFQEVRGRYRRFVVPGVVAFLVWYVAYVVAATAAPGLMARPVVGAVNVGMLAGLGQFLTTFLLTWAYARHARLCRDRAALELRWDTQELARGVQGGAS, encoded by the coding sequence GTGAGGTACGAAGATCCCTGGTACGACGCGCTGGCGTCCGGCTGGGGTGAACTGGACGGCCCGGGCATGCCGGGGCCGGCCGTGCCCCCGGCTCGGGGGGAGCAGAGCGCTTCGGCGCTGCGGGCAGGCGACGTGTACGTCGAGGTGCAGGGCAGCGCGGCCTTCCAGGAGGTGCGCGGGAGGTACCGGCGGTTCGTGGTGCCGGGCGTGGTCGCCTTCCTGGTCTGGTACGTGGCGTACGTGGTCGCGGCGACGGCCGCGCCCGGACTCATGGCCCGGCCCGTGGTGGGGGCGGTGAACGTGGGCATGCTCGCGGGGCTCGGGCAGTTCCTCACCACGTTCCTGCTCACGTGGGCCTACGCGCGGCACGCGCGGCTGTGTCGGGACCGGGCGGCGCTGGAGCTGCGCTGGGACACCCAGGAGCTGGCGCGCGGTGTGCAGGGAGGTGCCTCGTGA
- a CDS encoding cation acetate symporter codes for MTGGHQTLALLLFSGFVAVTLGITTWVSRRRQGSAEEFYAGGRLFSPMENGFAVAGDYMSAASFLGVTGLIALYGYDGLLYVVGFLVAWLVVLFLVAELVRNCGRFTLADVVAARMRERPVRIAAGTSSVAVSVMYLVAQMVGAGSLVALLLGRTGGAAQSWTVIGVGALMVVYVTLGGMRATTWIQIVKAVLLLSGTVVLTVLVLLRFHGDFDRLLVMAAERSGEGKAFLAPGLKYGGSWTARLDFISLGLALVLGTAGLPHILSRFYTVPTARAARRSTVWSIGLIGGFYLMTIVLGFGAAAVVGPEALRSSNAAGNTAMPLLALDLGGGTGSTGGTVLFAVVAAVAFATILAVVAGITLASSASVAHDLYASLRRRRGKARSEVAVARFAAVGIGVVAIALGLLARDLNVAFLVGLAFAVAASANLPVLLYSLFWRHFTTRGAVWSVYGGLLPALGLVLLSPVVSGSPGSLFPGVDFQYFPLQNPGIVSIPLGFLAGWLGTVTSDEVADEAKYAETEVRSLTGAGAV; via the coding sequence GTGACCGGAGGCCATCAGACGCTGGCGCTGCTGCTGTTCAGCGGTTTCGTGGCCGTCACCCTCGGGATCACCACGTGGGTGAGCCGCAGGCGGCAGGGTTCGGCGGAGGAGTTCTACGCTGGTGGGCGGCTGTTCTCCCCGATGGAGAATGGTTTTGCCGTCGCGGGCGACTACATGTCGGCGGCATCCTTCCTCGGGGTGACGGGGCTCATCGCGCTGTACGGCTACGACGGGCTGCTGTACGTCGTGGGCTTCCTCGTGGCGTGGCTGGTCGTGCTGTTCCTGGTGGCCGAACTGGTGCGAAACTGCGGACGGTTCACGCTGGCCGACGTGGTGGCCGCACGGATGCGTGAACGCCCCGTGCGGATCGCGGCGGGAACTTCCTCGGTCGCGGTCTCCGTCATGTACCTGGTGGCGCAAATGGTCGGCGCGGGCAGCCTGGTGGCGTTGTTGCTGGGCCGGACGGGCGGTGCGGCCCAGTCCTGGACGGTCATCGGGGTCGGGGCGCTCATGGTGGTCTACGTGACGCTGGGGGGAATGCGGGCCACCACCTGGATCCAGATCGTGAAGGCGGTCCTGCTGCTCAGCGGGACGGTCGTGCTGACCGTCCTCGTCCTGCTGCGTTTCCACGGCGACTTCGACCGGTTGCTGGTCATGGCGGCCGAGCGCAGCGGTGAGGGGAAGGCGTTCCTCGCGCCGGGCCTCAAGTACGGCGGGAGCTGGACCGCCCGGCTGGACTTCATCAGCCTCGGGCTGGCGCTGGTGCTGGGGACGGCAGGCCTGCCGCACATCCTGTCCCGCTTCTACACCGTCCCCACCGCCCGGGCCGCGCGGCGCTCGACGGTGTGGTCCATCGGTCTGATCGGCGGCTTCTACCTGATGACGATCGTCCTCGGGTTCGGGGCGGCGGCCGTCGTGGGACCGGAGGCCCTGCGGAGTTCGAACGCGGCGGGGAACACCGCGATGCCCCTGCTCGCCCTCGACCTCGGCGGCGGCACGGGTTCCACGGGGGGAACGGTTCTGTTCGCGGTCGTCGCCGCGGTCGCCTTCGCCACGATCCTCGCGGTCGTCGCCGGCATCACGCTGGCCTCGTCCGCCTCGGTGGCGCACGACCTGTACGCGTCGCTGCGGCGACGGCGCGGCAAGGCGCGCAGCGAGGTGGCGGTGGCCCGGTTCGCGGCGGTCGGTATCGGCGTCGTCGCGATCGCGCTCGGACTGCTGGCGCGCGATCTGAACGTCGCCTTCCTGGTCGGGCTCGCTTTCGCGGTCGCCGCGTCGGCCAACCTGCCGGTGCTGTTGTATTCCCTGTTCTGGCGACACTTCACCACGCGTGGTGCGGTGTGGTCGGTCTACGGCGGGCTGCTCCCTGCGCTCGGGCTCGTGCTGCTGTCCCCGGTGGTGTCCGGCAGCCCCGGCTCGCTGTTCCCGGGCGTGGACTTCCAGTACTTCCCGTTGCAGAACCCGGGGATCGTCTCCATCCCGCTCGGATTCCTGGCCGGCTGGCTGGGCACGGTCACCTCGGACGAGGTCGCGGACGAGGCCAAGTACGCCGAGACCGAGGTCCGGTCGCTGACCGGCGCCGGAGCCGTGTAG